The Shewanella zhangzhouensis genome has a window encoding:
- the dnaG gene encoding DNA primase has protein sequence MAIPRDFINDLIARTDIVELIDRKVPLKKAGKNYSACCPFHSEKSPSFTVSRDKQFYHCFGCGAHGNAIDFVMEYDRLNFVDAIEDLAGQLGLEVPREQGTGPRRDEGLARDLYQLMEEAARHYQTQLRQHADKQKVDEYLALRGLSKEVVEDFGIGFAPDGWDGLLGRYRTNPDAQDKLLTGGMLIENDGGKRYDRFRDRLMFPIRDRRGRVIGFGGRVLGDGTPKYLNSPETPIFHKGQELYGLYELKQKHRDPERVMIVEGYMDVVALAQFGIDYAVASLGTSTTAEQFQLLLRSAKEVICCYDGDKAGYEAAWRAMETALPLLKPGDKVTFLFLPQGEDPDSQVRKEGKEAFETRIDNALPLADYLFDTLSQKYGTDKGNLAKQAIALIEKIKDTVLANLLLENLAHKLGMNSSEDLRKKLGLTSMSTGPKAMAQKGLKGRGTPLRLAISLLVQHPELGHKLPVQPALSHIRMTGIELLIQLLELTREQVLSTAQLLESYRDSEHWGPLTKLAQWEHQIAEDNVAQEFRKALVWLNNQYIEQRYQELSIKPDLTREEKLQLQKLIVVMKGMK, from the coding sequence GTGGCAATACCTCGTGATTTCATCAATGATCTGATAGCCAGAACGGACATAGTCGAGCTTATCGACCGTAAAGTGCCGCTCAAAAAAGCAGGTAAGAACTATTCTGCCTGTTGTCCCTTCCACAGCGAAAAATCACCTTCATTTACCGTCAGCAGAGACAAGCAGTTTTATCACTGTTTCGGTTGTGGCGCCCATGGCAATGCCATCGACTTCGTGATGGAGTACGACCGGCTTAACTTTGTCGACGCCATTGAAGACCTGGCTGGACAGCTGGGGTTGGAAGTCCCGCGGGAGCAAGGCACTGGTCCTCGCCGCGACGAGGGACTCGCCCGGGATCTGTACCAGCTGATGGAAGAGGCCGCGAGGCATTATCAGACACAACTGCGTCAGCACGCCGACAAGCAAAAAGTCGACGAGTACCTGGCACTGCGTGGGCTGAGCAAAGAAGTCGTTGAAGACTTCGGTATCGGTTTTGCCCCCGATGGCTGGGATGGCTTGTTGGGTCGCTATCGAACCAACCCGGATGCCCAGGACAAGCTGCTCACCGGCGGCATGTTGATTGAAAACGACGGTGGCAAGCGATACGACCGCTTCCGCGATCGTTTGATGTTTCCTATTCGCGACCGACGGGGTCGGGTAATAGGTTTCGGTGGCCGGGTACTGGGTGATGGCACACCAAAATATTTGAATTCGCCGGAAACGCCCATATTTCATAAGGGACAGGAACTCTACGGTCTCTATGAGCTGAAGCAAAAACATCGCGACCCGGAGCGGGTCATGATTGTGGAAGGCTACATGGACGTGGTGGCGTTGGCACAATTTGGCATCGACTACGCGGTGGCCTCACTGGGCACCTCGACAACCGCAGAGCAATTTCAATTGCTGCTGCGCAGTGCCAAAGAAGTCATCTGTTGTTACGACGGTGACAAAGCCGGTTATGAAGCCGCCTGGCGGGCCATGGAAACTGCCCTGCCCCTGCTCAAACCCGGCGACAAAGTAACATTTTTGTTCCTCCCTCAGGGAGAAGATCCGGACTCGCAAGTCCGTAAAGAAGGCAAAGAAGCCTTTGAAACGCGCATCGATAATGCGCTGCCACTGGCCGATTACCTGTTCGACACCTTGTCGCAGAAATACGGTACAGATAAAGGCAACCTGGCCAAGCAGGCCATTGCTCTGATTGAAAAAATTAAAGACACAGTTCTTGCCAATCTGCTGCTGGAAAACCTTGCTCACAAGCTCGGGATGAACTCCAGTGAAGATCTCAGGAAAAAACTCGGTCTAACAAGTATGTCCACAGGTCCCAAGGCGATGGCGCAAAAGGGACTCAAAGGACGGGGTACACCGCTGCGACTGGCCATTTCACTGTTGGTGCAACACCCCGAACTGGGACACAAACTGCCGGTTCAGCCGGCATTGAGCCACATTCGCATGACGGGTATTGAGCTGCTTATCCAATTGTTGGAGCTCACCCGGGAACAGGTGCTTTCCACCGCCCAACTGCTCGAGTCCTATCGTGACAGCGAGCATTGGGGGCCGTTAACCAAACTGGCCCAGTGGGAACACCAGATTGCTGAAGATAATGTGGCCCAGGAATTTCGCAAAGCGCTGGTATGGCTTAATAATCAATACATAGAGCAGCGCTACCAGGAGCTCAGCATCAAACCCGACTTAACCCGGGAAGAAAAGCTGCAACTCCAAAAGCTTATCGTTGTGATGAAGGGCATGAAGTAG
- a CDS encoding GatB/YqeY domain-containing protein yields MNLTEQLKDEMKKALVAKDKVRLGTIRLALAAIKQIEVDTRETLNDEQVLAVLTKMVKQRRDSIAQYEAAGRNELADAEAAEISVIETFLPAPLSEAEIAALIEATIAEVGAASIADMGKVMGALKPKVQGRADLGAIGQQIRAKLQ; encoded by the coding sequence ATGAACCTGACAGAACAGCTTAAGGACGAAATGAAAAAGGCCCTTGTCGCCAAAGACAAGGTTCGCCTCGGTACTATTCGTCTGGCTCTGGCCGCCATCAAGCAGATCGAAGTGGACACACGCGAAACGCTGAATGATGAGCAAGTGCTTGCTGTCCTGACCAAAATGGTGAAGCAACGTCGCGATTCGATTGCCCAATATGAGGCTGCCGGTCGCAACGAACTTGCTGACGCAGAAGCGGCGGAAATTTCGGTTATCGAAACTTTCCTGCCAGCCCCACTGAGCGAAGCTGAAATCGCTGCACTCATTGAGGCCACCATTGCTGAAGTAGGTGCTGCCTCCATTGCGGACATGGGTAAAGTAATGGGAGCACTGAAGCCGAAAGTTCAGGGCCGTGCAGATCTGGGTGCCATAGGCCAACAGATCCGCGCCAAACTGCAATAA
- the rpsU gene encoding 30S ribosomal protein S21 gives MPIVKVRENEPFDVALRRFKRSCEKAGILADVRAREFYEKPTTARKRAKAAAVKRLAKKLSRENARRVRLY, from the coding sequence ATGCCAATCGTTAAAGTACGTGAAAATGAACCATTCGACGTAGCTCTGCGTCGTTTCAAGCGCTCTTGCGAAAAAGCAGGTATCCTGGCCGATGTGCGTGCTCGTGAATTCTACGAGAAGCCAACTACTGCCCGTAAGCGCGCCAAGGCCGCTGCGGTTAAGCGTCTGGCCAAGAAGCTTTCTCGCGAAAACGCACGTCGCGTACGTTTATACTAA
- the tsaD gene encoding tRNA (adenosine(37)-N6)-threonylcarbamoyltransferase complex transferase subunit TsaD: protein MRVLGIETSCDETGIAIYDEEKGLMAHTLYSQVKLHADYGGVVPELASRDHVRKIIPLIREALKNADTRIEDLDGICYTKGPGLIGALLVGACVGRSLAFSWNLPAVGVHHMEGHLLAPMLEDEVPEFPFVALLVSGGHSMLVKVDGIGQYEVLGESIDDAAGEAFDKTAKLMGLDYPGGPRLAKLAASGQPANYKFPRPMTDRPGLDFSFSGLKTFVANTIAAEPDDDQTRANIARAFEEAVVDTLSIKCRRALEQTGYKRLVIAGGVSANVRLRAGLAELMEKLGGKVYYPRGEFCTDNGAMIAYAGLQRLKAGQIEDLAVKGQPRWPLDTLLPV, encoded by the coding sequence ATGCGGGTTTTGGGAATTGAGACGTCCTGTGATGAAACAGGCATCGCCATCTATGACGAAGAGAAAGGCCTGATGGCCCACACTCTGTACAGTCAGGTCAAACTGCACGCCGATTATGGTGGCGTTGTGCCTGAGCTGGCTTCCCGTGACCATGTGCGCAAGATTATTCCGCTTATTCGTGAAGCCCTGAAAAATGCCGATACCCGAATCGAAGATCTGGATGGGATCTGCTACACCAAGGGCCCCGGCCTGATTGGTGCGCTGCTGGTGGGTGCCTGCGTCGGTCGCTCGCTGGCGTTTTCCTGGAATCTGCCCGCCGTGGGTGTGCACCATATGGAAGGCCATTTGCTGGCGCCCATGCTGGAAGACGAGGTGCCTGAGTTTCCCTTTGTGGCGCTGCTGGTTTCCGGCGGTCACTCTATGCTGGTAAAAGTAGACGGCATAGGCCAGTACGAAGTGCTCGGTGAGTCCATCGACGATGCCGCCGGTGAGGCCTTCGATAAAACAGCCAAACTGATGGGGCTCGATTATCCGGGGGGGCCGCGTCTTGCCAAGCTCGCAGCTTCCGGTCAGCCAGCCAACTACAAGTTTCCGCGTCCAATGACCGACAGACCCGGACTGGACTTCAGCTTCTCCGGGCTTAAAACTTTCGTGGCCAATACCATTGCTGCCGAGCCAGACGATGACCAGACCCGCGCCAATATCGCCCGTGCCTTCGAAGAGGCTGTGGTGGATACCCTGTCTATCAAGTGTCGCCGTGCGCTGGAGCAAACCGGTTACAAACGCCTCGTTATTGCCGGAGGTGTGAGCGCCAACGTGCGCCTGCGCGCAGGTCTTGCTGAGCTGATGGAAAAACTGGGAGGCAAGGTGTACTACCCCCGTGGGGAATTCTGTACCGACAATGGTGCCATGATTGCCTATGCCGGTTTGCAGCGCCTGAAAGCCGGACAGATTGAAGATTTGGCGGTAAAAGGTCAGCCTCGCTGGCCCCTGGATACCTTGCTGCCTGTGTGA
- the plsY gene encoding glycerol-3-phosphate 1-O-acyltransferase PlsY, whose amino-acid sequence MILCAYLAGSVSSAVLVCKLRGLPDPRTQGSGNPGATNVLRIGGASAAAMVLLFDMLKGAIPAYIGFKLGIDAVWLGVIAIAACLGHIFPVFFGFKGGKGVATAYGAIAPIDGYLTLLLIVTWIVTLLITRYSSVAALATALLAPVYTWWLDDRFTIPVAMLSTLILIRHKDNIKRLLKGEESKVSRKRRQQPQD is encoded by the coding sequence ATGATCCTCTGCGCCTATCTGGCAGGCTCAGTGTCCAGTGCTGTGCTCGTGTGCAAGCTCCGGGGCTTGCCGGACCCTCGCACCCAGGGCTCGGGTAATCCGGGCGCCACCAATGTGCTGCGTATAGGCGGTGCCAGTGCGGCGGCCATGGTGCTCCTGTTCGATATGCTAAAGGGCGCCATCCCTGCCTATATCGGCTTTAAACTGGGTATCGACGCGGTATGGCTGGGGGTTATTGCCATCGCCGCCTGTCTTGGCCATATTTTCCCGGTGTTCTTTGGCTTTAAAGGCGGTAAAGGAGTAGCCACTGCCTATGGCGCCATTGCTCCCATCGATGGCTATCTGACTCTTTTGTTGATTGTCACCTGGATTGTGACCCTGCTTATCACCCGCTATTCATCGGTGGCGGCTTTGGCCACTGCCCTGCTCGCCCCGGTTTACACCTGGTGGCTGGATGACAGATTCACCATTCCGGTAGCCATGCTCTCAACCCTTATTCTTATTCGGCACAAAGACAACATAAAGAGACTGCTGAAGGGCGAGGAGTCCAAGGTGTCGCGTAAACGGCGCCAGCAGCCTCAGGACTGA
- the folB gene encoding dihydroneopterin aldolase, with protein MDKVLIRALRIDTVIGVYDWEKAIQQSLFLDLDMAWDIKPAAATDDYSHALCYETVSNRLTALITEKPIELIETVAEMAARCVLDEFKVSWVRVRVMKPGAVKTAEAVGVEIERSAGDC; from the coding sequence ATGGATAAAGTACTGATCCGTGCCCTGCGTATCGACACCGTTATCGGTGTGTACGACTGGGAAAAAGCCATTCAGCAATCGCTGTTTCTCGATTTGGACATGGCGTGGGACATTAAACCCGCCGCTGCTACCGATGATTACAGCCATGCCCTGTGCTACGAGACTGTCTCAAATCGTCTGACAGCCCTTATCACTGAAAAACCCATTGAGCTGATTGAAACCGTCGCCGAAATGGCGGCCCGCTGCGTGCTGGATGAATTCAAGGTGTCCTGGGTTCGGGTCAGGGTGATGAAACCCGGTGCCGTAAAAACGGCCGAGGCCGTGGGCGTTGAAATTGAGCGCAGTGCCGGGGATTGCTGA
- the folK gene encoding 2-amino-4-hydroxy-6-hydroxymethyldihydropteridine diphosphokinase, translating into MTRIYISVGSNIEPETYLRNAAAALRAHLGELSLSPVYQSEAVGFEGEHFLNMVIGADTSLGISDLVALLKQIELDNGRKPGAKKFSARTLDLDLLLFGDLVCHDPIELPRAEIRYNAFVLWPLADIAPERIHPLAGQTYAELWQQFDKQSQRLWPVAFPWNDASLI; encoded by the coding sequence ATGACGCGCATCTATATCAGCGTTGGCAGTAATATCGAGCCGGAAACATACCTGAGAAACGCCGCCGCCGCCCTGAGAGCACATCTGGGGGAGCTTAGTTTATCACCCGTATATCAATCCGAAGCCGTGGGGTTTGAAGGGGAGCACTTCCTCAATATGGTGATAGGCGCCGATACCTCATTGGGCATCAGCGACCTTGTCGCGCTGCTGAAGCAGATTGAGCTGGATAATGGCCGTAAACCCGGCGCCAAAAAATTCAGCGCCAGAACCCTGGATTTGGATTTACTGCTGTTTGGCGATCTGGTTTGCCATGATCCCATCGAACTGCCCAGAGCGGAAATTCGCTACAACGCGTTTGTGCTCTGGCCTCTGGCAGACATAGCCCCAGAACGGATACATCCTTTGGCGGGACAGACTTATGCAGAGCTTTGGCAGCAATTCGATAAACAAAGCCAGCGCCTTTGGCCGGTGGCATTTCCCTGGAACGACGCTTCCCTCATTTAA
- a CDS encoding undecaprenyl-diphosphate phosphatase, whose amino-acid sequence MDTLQVIILALIQGLTEFLPISSSAHLILPAQLFGWEDQGLSFDVAVHIGSLAAVVIYFRHEILAMLKAWLASIFKGQQSDDSKLAWWIILATIPAIAVGFTAKDMVETHLRGPGVIAITTVIFGLLLWFADRIAKDEMTEYQTGWRKALLIGIAQALALIPGTSRSGITITAALMLGLKREAAARFSFLMSIPVILGAALLMTKDIITENHAVDWHALALGSILSFIAAYACIYFFLKIISRMGMTPFVIYRLALGVFLCGFIYL is encoded by the coding sequence ATGGATACCTTGCAGGTCATTATCCTTGCCCTGATTCAGGGCCTGACCGAATTTTTGCCTATTTCCAGCTCGGCCCACCTGATTTTACCGGCGCAGCTGTTTGGCTGGGAAGATCAGGGCTTGTCCTTCGACGTTGCCGTGCACATTGGCTCGCTGGCGGCCGTGGTGATTTATTTCCGCCACGAAATCCTGGCTATGTTGAAGGCGTGGCTCGCCAGCATCTTTAAGGGGCAACAGAGCGATGACAGCAAGCTCGCCTGGTGGATTATCCTGGCCACCATTCCCGCCATCGCCGTGGGTTTTACGGCAAAAGATATGGTGGAAACCCACTTGCGTGGTCCTGGCGTAATTGCCATTACCACAGTTATCTTTGGCTTGCTGCTGTGGTTTGCTGACCGTATTGCCAAAGATGAAATGACCGAGTACCAAACCGGCTGGCGCAAGGCATTGCTGATTGGTATTGCACAGGCGCTGGCGCTCATTCCCGGCACCTCTCGCAGTGGTATTACTATCACAGCAGCACTGATGCTGGGGCTGAAACGGGAAGCGGCAGCCCGCTTCTCATTTTTAATGTCCATTCCCGTGATTTTGGGCGCGGCGCTGCTGATGACCAAAGACATCATCACAGAAAATCATGCGGTTGACTGGCATGCACTGGCACTGGGGTCGATACTGTCCTTTATTGCGGCTTATGCCTGTATTTATTTCTTCCTCAAAATTATCAGTCGCATGGGAATGACCCCCTTTGTGATTTACCGCCTGGCGCTGGGCGTGTTCCTCTGTGGCTTTATTTATTTGTAA
- a CDS encoding putative RNA methyltransferase — MEFQCPLCRQRLHFHEESRGWHCDGKHHFDKKEIGYWDFYKGNKPRNAESRQELRARQFLVTSGLFQPAVESMVKVLQTQDSASERNCVNLGPGHAWIGKLLAQALTEHEIPLKVFSPLESENEAFAAAKSGMEAVCLTPLKSLPFADASADMLWLLDIPAKGKEWQRILKPGGLLLMLAAGPRHLWQIKEFVYDGLTEKPFVLELSGQFELISETPISWTHALSVADAKVLMGMAPWAWRVKEASLKAMEKGDFSGLEMDYRIILAKKRE; from the coding sequence ATGGAGTTTCAGTGTCCACTTTGTCGTCAACGGCTGCACTTTCACGAAGAGTCCCGTGGTTGGCATTGCGATGGCAAACACCACTTCGACAAGAAAGAAATCGGCTATTGGGACTTTTACAAGGGCAACAAACCCCGTAATGCCGAAAGCCGTCAGGAGCTGCGTGCCAGACAATTTCTGGTGACCTCAGGCCTGTTTCAGCCGGCAGTCGAGTCCATGGTGAAGGTGCTGCAAACCCAGGATTCGGCAAGCGAGCGCAACTGCGTTAACCTGGGGCCGGGGCATGCCTGGATTGGGAAGTTGTTGGCTCAAGCGCTGACTGAGCATGAGATTCCGCTTAAGGTGTTCAGTCCATTGGAGTCTGAAAATGAAGCCTTTGCCGCAGCGAAATCCGGAATGGAGGCCGTTTGCCTGACACCGCTTAAATCGCTGCCCTTTGCCGATGCATCAGCCGATATGTTGTGGCTTCTGGATATTCCAGCCAAAGGAAAGGAATGGCAGCGAATACTGAAACCGGGCGGATTGTTATTGATGTTGGCAGCCGGGCCAAGACACCTTTGGCAAATTAAAGAATTTGTTTATGACGGATTAACTGAAAAGCCATTTGTGTTGGAGCTTTCCGGCCAATTTGAGTTGATAAGTGAAACCCCAATTTCCTGGACCCATGCCCTCAGTGTTGCGGATGCCAAGGTATTAATGGGTATGGCTCCCTGGGCCTGGCGGGTTAAAGAAGCCAGTTTAAAGGCGATGGAAAAGGGGGATTTTTCCGGATTGGAAATGGACTATCGGATCATTCTTGCCAAAAAGCGGGAATAA
- a CDS encoding Lpp/OprI family alanine-zipper lipoprotein: MKKVLLIAGVAMTALLGGCANTTALEESVANLSNKVDQLSADVSALKSEQGQIAADAKAAKAAAMDAQAEAKRANDRLDNVASSYKK, from the coding sequence ATGAAAAAAGTACTGCTGATCGCCGGTGTTGCCATGACTGCTCTGCTGGGTGGCTGTGCCAACACTACCGCTCTGGAAGAAAGCGTTGCCAACCTGAGCAACAAAGTAGACCAACTGTCTGCTGACGTAAGTGCTCTGAAGTCTGAGCAAGGCCAGATCGCTGCTGACGCCAAGGCTGCTAAAGCTGCTGCTATGGACGCTCAAGCTGAAGCCAAGCGTGCTAACGACCGTCTGGACAACGTAGCTTCTTCTTACAAGAAGTAA
- a CDS encoding multifunctional CCA addition/repair protein — translation MKTYLVGGAVRDSLLGLEVKDRDYMVVGATVEEMLAAGYRQVGKDFPVFLHPKTQEEYALARTERKSGTGYGGFVCHASPDVTLEEDLKRRDLTINAIAMAEDGSLHDPWGGVADLEARLLRHVSGAFVEDPLRVLRVARFAARFAPKGFTVAPETLTLMRQLTESGELLHLTAERVWQELEKVLGCDSPQVFFDVLNQCGALEVLFPEIHALFGVPQPEQWHPEIDTGVHTMMVLEQAAKLTPNKQVRFAALVHDLGKGITPKALWPKHHGHGQKGLPLIKALCDRFRVPSDYKELALWVSDEHQNIHNAFELRADTILRLFDKLDLWRKPERLPLVLDACEADIKGRTGFENNPYPQKKYLLDCYKATQKIDVREIIDAGFTGAEIKNELAKRRLSEIGLIKNSVQNQSKASSVKNSDLEA, via the coding sequence TTGAAGACTTATCTGGTAGGCGGCGCAGTTCGGGATTCACTCCTCGGTCTTGAGGTTAAAGACCGGGATTATATGGTGGTTGGCGCAACCGTAGAGGAAATGCTGGCGGCAGGGTATCGCCAGGTTGGTAAAGACTTCCCGGTATTTTTGCACCCCAAAACCCAGGAAGAATATGCCCTTGCCCGCACCGAGCGAAAAAGCGGCACCGGCTACGGCGGCTTTGTCTGTCATGCGAGCCCCGACGTCACCCTCGAAGAAGACCTCAAGCGCCGGGATCTGACCATCAACGCAATAGCCATGGCAGAGGATGGCAGCCTGCATGACCCCTGGGGGGGCGTTGCCGACCTTGAAGCAAGGCTGTTACGGCATGTCTCCGGGGCCTTTGTGGAAGACCCGCTCCGGGTGCTGCGCGTCGCCCGCTTTGCTGCCCGTTTCGCGCCTAAGGGATTTACCGTCGCCCCTGAGACCCTGACATTAATGCGTCAGCTCACTGAAAGTGGCGAGCTTTTGCACCTGACCGCAGAGCGTGTCTGGCAGGAGCTGGAGAAGGTATTGGGCTGCGACAGTCCCCAGGTCTTTTTTGACGTTCTTAATCAATGTGGTGCGCTTGAGGTGCTGTTTCCGGAAATCCACGCTTTGTTTGGTGTGCCTCAGCCTGAACAGTGGCATCCTGAAATTGATACCGGGGTGCACACCATGATGGTGCTGGAGCAGGCCGCCAAACTCACCCCAAATAAGCAAGTCAGGTTTGCGGCCCTGGTACATGACCTTGGCAAGGGCATCACCCCAAAGGCACTCTGGCCCAAACACCATGGCCACGGTCAAAAGGGATTACCCCTCATCAAAGCGCTCTGTGACAGATTCAGAGTGCCCTCGGACTATAAAGAGCTGGCGCTTTGGGTGAGCGACGAGCATCAGAACATTCATAATGCGTTTGAGCTCAGGGCCGACACCATTCTCAGACTGTTTGATAAATTGGATCTGTGGCGCAAGCCCGAACGATTACCTCTGGTATTGGATGCCTGCGAGGCCGACATTAAAGGACGAACCGGATTCGAAAATAACCCCTATCCTCAGAAAAAATATTTATTGGACTGTTATAAAGCGACCCAAAAAATTGACGTTCGGGAAATAATTGACGCCGGTTTTACCGGGGCTGAAATCAAAAATGAATTGGCGAAACGCCGGCTTTCGGAAATAGGATTGATAAAAAACTCTGTCCAAAATCAATCAAAAGCTTCATCGGTGAAAAATTCTGACCTAGAAGCGTGA
- a CDS encoding ExeA family protein has translation MYKAFYGLKDNPFSIAPNPTYLFLSDRHREALAHLTYGLGETGGFVLLTGEVGTGKTTVSRCLLRQLPETTDTAFILNPALTELELLATLCDELKIPYGESPSLKRLTDLISGFLLKNHNAGRNTVLIIDEAQHLKAEVLEQLRLLTNLETDTKKLLQVILIGQPELQQLLKRQELRQLAQRITARYHLLPLTAEEVGLYVQHRLQVAGRFEPLFNAGAITALHKASGGIPRIINLLCERALMAGFAQSRVPINKQMVRQAAVEVLGLEPQRPSWYERPLPLTLATALTFGVALYGFNYFNQPVTAATSLASPIADAPVQAAPELQQPESQPTVTVNQSAIESLQAESTGVSSGAQSETMIVSPADSATDSTQQNQLSAESSPINRITDAGAELAELEARQAKVRERVLTDAVAQSRSLDTAYAALFGAWGLAPIKDLSPCESAREQGLSCFQQQGTWFNLVKLNYPAVAYMMDDAGGEFFVTVIERDGDELLVQLAEQQLWVNRDWFNRHFTGTFELFWQAPVYSPREIGIASPQPEVQWLENGLAKVDKITPRLVNEFDTELENRLKLFQRQHGLKADGIAGSQTLQQLNLYLSNEGPRLVQGGLY, from the coding sequence ATGTACAAGGCGTTTTATGGGTTAAAGGACAACCCATTTTCCATTGCACCCAATCCAACGTATCTGTTCCTCAGTGACAGGCACAGAGAGGCGCTTGCCCACCTGACCTACGGGCTTGGCGAAACCGGCGGTTTTGTACTGCTGACCGGTGAAGTAGGCACCGGCAAAACCACGGTTTCCCGCTGCCTGTTGCGTCAATTGCCCGAAACTACTGATACTGCCTTTATTCTGAACCCGGCTCTTACCGAACTTGAGCTGCTGGCCACCCTTTGTGATGAGCTCAAGATCCCCTATGGTGAATCACCCAGCCTTAAGCGGCTGACCGACCTCATCAGCGGCTTTTTGCTGAAAAACCACAACGCCGGTCGTAATACCGTACTGATTATCGATGAGGCACAGCACCTCAAGGCGGAGGTGCTCGAGCAGCTCAGGCTGCTGACCAACCTCGAAACTGATACCAAAAAGCTGCTGCAGGTGATTTTGATTGGCCAACCTGAGCTGCAGCAACTCCTTAAGCGTCAGGAGCTCAGACAGCTCGCTCAGCGCATTACAGCCCGTTATCACCTGTTACCCCTTACCGCAGAAGAAGTCGGCCTGTACGTGCAGCACAGGCTGCAGGTGGCAGGGCGGTTTGAGCCCCTGTTCAACGCAGGCGCCATCACGGCGCTGCACAAGGCCAGTGGCGGTATTCCAAGGATCATTAATCTGCTGTGCGAGAGGGCGCTGATGGCGGGCTTTGCCCAGAGCCGGGTGCCTATCAATAAGCAGATGGTGCGTCAGGCTGCCGTTGAAGTTCTGGGACTCGAACCCCAAAGACCATCCTGGTACGAGCGCCCCCTTCCGCTGACGCTCGCCACAGCACTGACATTTGGCGTGGCGCTGTATGGTTTTAATTACTTCAATCAACCCGTGACGGCGGCGACATCCCTTGCGTCTCCCATCGCGGACGCCCCTGTGCAGGCTGCGCCTGAGTTGCAGCAGCCTGAGTCGCAACCGACGGTAACAGTGAATCAAAGCGCGATTGAGTCCTTGCAAGCAGAATCAACAGGAGTCTCGTCTGGTGCACAATCCGAAACAATGATTGTTAGCCCGGCAGATAGTGCTACCGATAGCACCCAACAAAACCAGCTCTCGGCAGAGAGCTCGCCCATCAACCGCATCACGGATGCCGGGGCCGAGCTGGCTGAACTCGAAGCCCGTCAGGCAAAAGTGCGCGAGCGGGTGCTGACGGATGCTGTGGCACAAAGCCGCAGTTTGGATACGGCCTATGCCGCACTCTTCGGAGCCTGGGGCCTGGCGCCGATAAAAGATCTCAGCCCCTGCGAGTCGGCCCGTGAGCAAGGGTTGTCGTGCTTCCAGCAGCAGGGAACCTGGTTTAATCTGGTCAAGCTTAACTATCCGGCGGTGGCCTACATGATGGATGACGCCGGTGGTGAGTTCTTCGTAACCGTGATTGAACGGGATGGAGATGAGCTCCTGGTGCAACTGGCCGAACAGCAACTTTGGGTTAACCGGGATTGGTTTAATCGCCACTTCACGGGCACCTTTGAGCTCTTTTGGCAGGCGCCTGTCTACAGCCCTCGGGAAATCGGTATTGCGTCACCACAGCCAGAGGTTCAATGGCTGGAAAACGGTTTGGCCAAGGTCGACAAAATCACCCCACGATTGGTCAATGAATTTGATACAGAGCTTGAGAATCGCCTCAAGTTATTCCAGCGTCAGCACGGCCTCAAGGCCGATGGTATCGCTGGCAGTCAAACCCTGCAGCAACTCAACCTGTACCTGAGCAATGAAGGTCCACGCCTGGTTCAGGGAGGGCTGTACTGA